Part of the Terriglobia bacterium genome, CAATGCTGGAGCGGCAAGTCCGGCTGCTTCGGTCAGTAGCGCGCCGGGTCGCCGTCATTGGAGCGCCCGCTGGTTATCTGGCCGACCTTAACGCCCCCTGCATCCCTGATGCAGTTGCCGGCCGCGGCCCTCTGGGTGGAATCTATACGGCGCTGCTCGAGAGCCGGACTGAATACAATCTGATTGTGGCGTGCGATCTACCTTTCATTACCCGCAGGCTGTTAAGCGGTCTGGTACTTCGCGCCATGGCCGCCGGAAGCGATGCCACTGTCCCATGTTCCCGGGATGGGCGTCTGCAGCCGCTTTGCGCCGTCTACCGCCGCCGGGCGCTTTACGCCGTTCGAACGAGGCTCGAGCTGGGAGAAAACAAGTTGAGCGGGTTCTTCTCCATGGTCCATTACACGAAAATCACCTGGCGGGAACTGGCTGAGGCTGGGTTCCGGGCGTCCGTTTTCGACAATATGAATCGGCCGGAAGACTATGAACGCGCCAGGCGAAGGGCGGAGGCGCCTGGGGCGGCCATTGCCTGGCACGTTTGAAGCCTGTCCCTGCCGCGTTTCGCGCTAAACTAAGACAGTCGCCGACGGCTTGAACTACTGAGAAAATGGTTGAATTCACGTCAAAAAAAACGAAGGGGCAGCCCTACATCCAGTTCTTGAACGTGTATAAAGCGTTTGACGAACCTGTGCTGATTGACGTCAGCTTTGAAGTCGAGCGCGGAGAGATGGTTGTGGTGCTCGGCCGAAGCGGCGTGGGCAAGAGCGTTACGCTCAAGCACATTCTGGGATTTATTCAGCCCGACTCCGGCCGGGTGCTGGTTGCGGGCAGGGAAGTGTCGGCCATGAAGGAGGAAGAGCTCCTCGATGTGCGGCGCTGCGTGACCATGGTGTTCCAATCAGGGGCCCTGTTTGACTCCCTGACGGCCGGCGAGAATGTCGCTTACCCGCTGCGGGAACGTGCTGTCAGCGGTGCGCGCCTGGACGAAGCCGCCATCCAGACCCGCGTGGATGAGCTGCTGGCGCTTGTGGACCTGAATGAGGTCCGTGACCAGATGCCTTCAGACCTAAGCACGGGCATGAAGCGCGCCGTCGCCATTGCGCGTTCGCTCGCAGCCTCCCCCGAGGCCATCTTGTATGACGAACCGACCACGATGGTGGACCCGCTGATGGCCAAGACCATCGGCGACCTGATCTTGAAGCTCAAAAAGCAGACCGGACTGACTTCTGTCGTGGTCACTCATGACATGAAACTGGCCCGCAAGCTGGCAGACCGGGTTGTCTTCCTGGTGGATGGCCGCGTGGCTTACTTTGGCCCCATCAGCGAGCTCGGCGAATCCCATGAGGACGTCATTCAGGAATTCATCCGTTTCGACGAGGTCTCTCTCCTGCCTGAGACATCGGGGAAATAGATCGGAATTCGGTGCTGGTGAGCAGCAGCCGGGCGGGACCTTCAGTTCCCGGCTGACGGAATGCTGGCCGAGGCTGGCATCGGCTTTGCGGTAACGCTCCGATCGACAACAAAAGTCAGGTGCGTGCCCTGGATCAGGACCAGCGGCTTTTCGTGCTTGAAGACGTTATAGATGAGGGCTGCGCCGGCGCCAATTGCAGCGCCGT contains:
- a CDS encoding molybdenum cofactor guanylyltransferase, which gives rise to MSPLAPGNRLQSGRFTDLTGFLLVGGASRRMGRPKESLRIDGESMLERQVRLLRSVARRVAVIGAPAGYLADLNAPCIPDAVAGRGPLGGIYTALLESRTEYNLIVACDLPFITRRLLSGLVLRAMAAGSDATVPCSRDGRLQPLCAVYRRRALYAVRTRLELGENKLSGFFSMVHYTKITWRELAEAGFRASVFDNMNRPEDYERARRRAEAPGAAIAWHV
- a CDS encoding ATP-binding cassette domain-containing protein, yielding MVEFTSKKTKGQPYIQFLNVYKAFDEPVLIDVSFEVERGEMVVVLGRSGVGKSVTLKHILGFIQPDSGRVLVAGREVSAMKEEELLDVRRCVTMVFQSGALFDSLTAGENVAYPLRERAVSGARLDEAAIQTRVDELLALVDLNEVRDQMPSDLSTGMKRAVAIARSLAASPEAILYDEPTTMVDPLMAKTIGDLILKLKKQTGLTSVVVTHDMKLARKLADRVVFLVDGRVAYFGPISELGESHEDVIQEFIRFDEVSLLPETSGK